In Lodderomyces elongisporus chromosome 2, complete sequence, the following proteins share a genomic window:
- the vps26 gene encoding Vacuolar protein sorting-associated protein 26 (BUSCO:EOG092632FC): protein MSLFFKAPIEIEIRLDNEEVRKHTEVKTPHGRIERIPIFKDGESVKGVVTLRTKEGKKVEHLGVRIQLLGRIETNIDGLVSLDFLSLATELAAPGQLIRPESYPFEFKNVEKQYESYRGKNAKLRYYLKVTMLRKSSSEITREKEMWVYQYHQRKLMDNSTNTVDNINNQLSNTQSEAGLQSTPRRGKGAHSVKMDVGIEDCLHIEFEYSKSRFSLKDVIIGRIYFLLVRLKIKHMELSLIKRESVGSPPNQVTDSETVVRFEIMDGAPVKGETIPIRLFLSGYDLCPTYKDVNKRFSVRTYLSLVLIDEDSRRYFKQSEIFLYRDS from the coding sequence GCACACGGAGGTGAAGACACCACATGGAAGGATTGAACGTATCCCTATATTCAAAGATGGAGAGTCTGTGAAAGGTGTGGTGACGCTCCGTACAaaagaagggaaaaaaGTTGAGCACCTTGGTGTGAGGATCCAACTTTTGGGACGAATCGAGACTAATATTGATGGCTTGGTGTCCTTGGACTTTTTATCGCTAGCCACAGAGCTTGCGGCACCGGGACAATTAATACGTCCAGAGTCATACCCATTTGAGTTTAAAAATGTTGAGAAACAATATGAAAGTTATAGAGGGAAAAATGCTAAGTTGCGGTATTACTTGAAGGTAACAATGTTACGTAAGTCGAGTTCGGAGATTacaagagaaaaggagATGTGGGTATATCAATACCATCAACGCAAATTGATGGACAATAGTACTAATACTGTTgacaatatcaacaaccAATTGAGTAATACTCAGAGTGAAGCTGGTCTTCAATCAACGCCACGAAGAGGTAAAGGGGCACATAGTGTGAAGATGGATGTGGGAATCGAGGACTGTCTACACATTGAGTTTGAGTATTCGAAGTCGAGGTTTTCCTTGAAAGATGTCATTATAGGGAGGATATACTTTTTACTAGTAAGGCTCAAAATCAAGCATATGGAACTTTCGTTGATCAAACGGGAGCTGGTTGGGTCTCCTCCGAATCAAGTGACTGATAGCGAGACTGTTGTCAGGTTTGAGATCATGGATGGTGCTCCCGTGAAAGGTGAGACCATTCCCATTAGATTATTCCTCAGCGGCTATGACTTGTGTCCGACGTATAAGGACGTGAACAAGAGGTTTTCAGTGAGAACGTATCTTTCGCTAGTGCTTATTGATGAGGATTCACGGCGGTATTTTAAACAAAGCGAGATATTCTTATACAGAGATCTGTAA